The stretch of DNA TGATTAAGTACCTGTTTCAGCCATATTTTTCAGTAGGCAATGAGTTTTTCAGCAGGCAACTGAACACCAAAAAAGGAAGAAGATGGTTATAAGATATTatgtaaaaaataagatattttatatcatgtaaaaatgagatattttatatcatctaaaaaatgagatatttttttttaataagtaatCATAAAGTTAGAAGTCCTTTTATGCTAAACTTTCATGTTTTGGAAGGAGAGTATTAATTTGTTAGCTAACctaatacaagaaaattaatttgttagtCCTTTTGACAGCAACATCCATGTTTTTGGAAGTAACTAACTATCTAAGTTTTAATTTATAAGCTAAGCTACTACAGGACTAcattttttaatgattatacAAATACTCAACAATATTAATCATTATTATGTCTAACTTTAAGAAGAAGAagtgaattttattttattttatttattaaattattttagtttagtAAGATAGAGTTAGATTGTTTTAGAGTCTAACATATATCCTAACACAAAaatacttattattattgttcCAAAACCAAAGAATAACATTCTTTAACTTGTTCCAAACCTAAAGAGTTGCATTCTTCAAACTGTCAGAAACACAAACTGTTGCATTCTTCAACATGTGACAAATCCAAACTGTTGCATTTTTCAGCCTCACTGTGATCCTAACGAGCCAATTCCAAATATAGTAAAGAATTATAGCTGAATGTATTCCAACAACAGGGCCAATTACTATCAGGAGTGAGTAGCCTCCATTGATTAAAAATTCAATCGCTGTTGCCACTACCACCAAAGACAAAATCGATACATGAATGcaacaaaatgaaaaaatttctaGGGTTTTCTCAACTGCTTCATTAGTGTTGAATTTTAGTAGTAATAATGCGAGTAATGATGTCGTTGATGTtccaaaacaaataaaagatGCAATGTAATAAATACAGAAtgcaattaaattaaatgaagagaATAAATGAAGAAATCAAATATCTTTTGCAATTTTATTATCAATCAATAAATATGGAAGAAATTCCGGAGCCATAGATTACGAAAtgcaattaaattaaatgaacagaataaataaagaaattaaatcttttttacaattttataatcaaTCAATAAAATGGTAATAACACTTCAATAGTATGTATGAATGTTATGTGTATTTTGATTAAGTACCTGTTTCAGCCATGTTTTTCAGTAGGCAACTAAACACCAAAAAAGGAAGAAGATGGTTGTAGGGTTTATGTGTATTccctttttctattttttactttttcacgAAAATAATTTGGCCCATATATATAAGGTCCAGCCCAACTACatattcaaaaatattttagtatattttgtatttattttttcatgattGTGTACAACATAATATTTAGAATaaatcatttaacaaaaaataattaatacttttcaaaaacaaaatgtcAATCTCAAATACATTataacattaataataataataaaactaataataataattatgagttaaacaaatactgaaatgttattatatatacaatttctAGAAAATGACACAATTTCGAGGGTTTTCTTAACTGCTTCATTAGTGTTGAATTTTAGTAGTAATAATGTGAGCAACGATGTCATTGATGTtccaaaacaaataaaagatGCAATGTAATATAATTTGAAAGAAGCCTTGCCGTAAAAGCTGGCTTTATTGTCGAGGTACCCTCCCGGAATACTAACTAGTGCACTTATGGACAGTGCGATTAGTGCTAAAGCTAACGCCCCATAAGTTGCAACATAATTCCCGATCGGTGAGTTGAAGCTATCAACTTCAACGACTTCTTCTCTGATTCCCATTTCTATATCAGCAAAATAATACACAAAATgattttaagagaaaaaaaagtgtAGCTTGTTCCAAACCTAAAGAGTTGCATTCTTCAAACTGTCACAAACACAAACTGTTGCATTCTTCAACATGTGACAAATCCAAACTGTTGCATTTTTCAGCCCCACTGCGATCCTAACCAGCCAATTCCAAATATAGTAAAGAATTATAGCTGAAAGTATTCCAACAACAGGGCCAATTCCTATTAGGAGTGAGTAGCCTCCATTGATTAAAAATTCAATCGTTGTTGCCACTACCACCAAAGACAAAATCGATACATGAATGCAACAAAATGAAACAATTTCTAGGGTTTTCTTAACTGCTTCATTAGTGTTTAATTTCAGTAGTAATAATGCGAGCAACGATGTCGTTGATGTtccaaaacaaataaaagatGCAATGTAAAAAATACAGAAtgcaattaaattaaatgaagagaataaatgaagaaatcaaatactttttgcaattttattatcaatcaataaatataaaagaaatcCCGGAGTCATAGATTACGGAAtgcaattaaattaaatgaacagaataaatgagatattttatATCATCTAAAAAATGAGATATTTTATATCATCTAAAAAATGAGATATTTTACATCATGTaaaaaatgagatatttttttaataagtaaTCATAAAGTTTAACTTTAAGAAGAAGAagtgaattttattttattttatttattaaattattttagtttagtTAGATAGAGTTAGATTGTTTTAGAGTTTGACATATATCCTAACacaaaaatacttatttttattattgttccAAACTCAAAGAATTACATTCTTTAACTTGTTCCAAATCTAAAGAGTTGCATTCTTCAAACTGTCACAAACACAAACTGTTGCATTCTTCAACATGTGACAAATCCAATCTGTTGCATTTTTCAGCCCCACTACGATCCTAATCAGCCAATTTCAAATATAGTAAAGAATTATAGCTGAAAGTATTCCAACAACAGGGCCAATTCCTATTAGGAGTGAGTAGCCTCCATTGATTAAAATTCAATCGCTGTTGCCACTACCACCAAAGGCAAAATCGATACATGAATGCAACAAAATGAAACAATTTCTAGGGTTTTCTTAACTGCTTCATTAGTGTTTAATTTCAGTAGTAATAATGCGAGCAACGATGTCGTTGATGTtccaaaacaaataaaagatGCAATGTAATAAATACAGAAtgcaattaaattaaatgaagagaataaatgaagaaatcaaatactttttgcaattttattatcaatcaataaatataaaagaaatcTCGGAGCCATAGATTACGGAAtgcaattaaattaaatgaacagaataaatgagatattttatATCATCTAAAAAATGAGATATTTTACATCATGTaaaaaatgagatatttttttaataagtaaTCATAAAGTTTAACTTTAAGAAGAAGAagtgaattttattttattttatttattaaattattttagtttagtTAGATAGAGTTAGATTGTTTTAGAGTTTGACATATATCCTAACACAAaaatacttattattattattgttccaAACTCAAAGAATTACATTCTTTAACTTGTTCCAAATCTAAAGAGTTGCATTCTTCAAACTGTCACAAACACAAACTGTTGCATTCTTCAACATGTGACAAATCCAAACTGTTGCATTTTTCAACCCCACTGCGATCCTAACCAGCCAATTCCAAATATAGTAAAGAATTATAGCTGAAAGTATTCCAACAACAGGGCCAATTCCTATTAGGAGTGAGTAGCCTCCATTGATTAAAAATTCAATCGCTGTTGCCACTACCACCAAAGACAAAATCGATACATGAATGCAACAAAATGAAACAATTTCTAGGGTTTTCTTAACTACTTCATTAGTGTTTAATTTCAGTAGTAATAATGCGAGCAACGATGTCGTTGATGTtccaaaacaaataaaagatGCAATGTAATAAATACAGAAtgcaattaaattaaatgaagagaataaatgaagaaatcaaatactttttgcaattttattatcaatcaataaatataaaagaaatcCCGGAGTCATAGATTACGGAAtgcaattaaattaaatgaacataataaatgaagaaatcaaatcttttttgtaattttataatCAATCAATAAAATGGTAATAAAACTTCAATAGTATGTATGAATGTTATGTGTATTTTGATTAAGTACCTGTTTCAACCATATTTTTCAGCAGGCAACAAAACaccaaaaaaagaagaagatggtTGTAGGGTTTTTCAGTGTAAGGTTTATGTGTATTCCCTTTTTctgttttttactttttcacGAAAATAATTTGTCTCATATATATAAGGTCCAGCCCAACTACatattcaaaaatattttagtatattttgtatttattttttcatgattGTGTACAACATAACATTTAGAATAAATCatttaacaaataataattaatacttttcaaaaacaaaatgtcAATCTCAAATACATTAtaactttaataataataataataataataataataataataataataataataataataataataataataataattaagagttAACCAAATACTGAaatgttattatatatacaatttttagaaaatgacaaaatttcGAGGGTTTTCTTAACTGCTTCATTAGTGTTGAATTTTAGTAGTAATAATACGAGCAACGATGTCATTGATGTtccaaaacaaataaaagatGCAATGTAATATAATTTGAAAGAAGCCTTGCCGTAAAAGCTGGATTTATTGTCGAGGTACCCTCCCGGAATACTAACTAGTGCACTTATGGACAGTGCGATTAGTGCTAAAGCTAACGCCCCATAAGTTGCGACATAATTCCCGATCGGTGAGTTGAAGCTATCAACTTCAATGACTTCTTCTCTGATTCCCATTTCTATATCAGCAAAATAATGCAcaaaataattttaagaaaaaaaaaagtgtagctccattattacttttaaatttaacaatattGACACAGTTAAGAAATACTACTGTTGTgctctaattaatatttttgattaatagggaataaatcaataaatatgGAAGAAATCTCGGAGCCATAGAATACGGAAtgcaattaaattaaatgaagagaataaatgaagaaatcaaatactttttgtaattttattatcaatcaATAAATATGGAAGAAATTCTGGAGCCATAGATTACGGAAtgcaattaaattaaatgaagagaATAAATGAAGAAATCAAAtcctttttgcaattttataatCAATCAATAAAATGGTAATAAGACTACAATAGTATGTATGAAtgttatttgtattttgattaaGTACCTATTTCAGCCATGTTTTTCAGTAGACAATGAGTTTTTCAGCAGGCAACTGAACGCTAAAAAAGGAAGAAGATAGTTATAAGATATTATGTAAAaaataagatactttatatcatgtaaaaaatgagatattttatatcatctaaaaaatgagatattttttttaataagtaatCATAAAGTCAGAAGTCtacaaataaaaatagaatttcatttttaataaattaaaaatatgaagaaaaaaaagcttggaaatatttttaatttatgttatgaaaaagaaaaaagaacaaCAATGGGCCAAATGCTCAAAAGACGAAAGCCCAAAGAAAATGAAGAAGCCCAAGTAAAGTCCAAGCCCAAACTCATTTTTGCTCATTTATCACTCAAAAGTCAAAGCAAAATCCTATTCATCATCCCTCTCTATTGAATTCATTTTCTCTTTACTGAATTCAATACCTCGTGTGAAATGGATTGTTGTGATAAATCCAACACAcaagtatacgtatcgttttaacaagtaatactcaggtaagtgaGATCGTTCCCACGAGGACTGCAGTTAAGTAACAATCAATTAAATTCTTGTTTCTATTTGGCAATCGAATAAATAAACTTTGAACAAAATAAACTaagcaaaattaaataaaacaaacaaataaaatgtTTAACAATGGATGTGAAATTAGGGATATGATTTCAATTGCTTTGATTACCCAATTATTAACACTAATTAACCATTCTTCTTCCTCATATgtgatgacagattataaattaacctaaactcttttcagatcataAAGGTCCTAAAttgtaacgcccgtacttttcataaattactaatttagttacAAGCGTTAAAATGCGGAAAATCTATAATGTcgcttttatttataaacataaaatatttcatatttgAGCTCAGTTTGGACTTAAaagacataataattaataaataaaaataactgcgacattaatttaataacactaaataaaataaatggagCGTGCCCTAGACCACCCTCAGTTATATGGTCCTCAGCGAGTACACACACAAGCCTCCAAGGTCTCACTTGCCACCGGCTTTCTAAGTTTTATAACCTTAATCTGCACATGGTAAGtttgataagggtgagctactaaactcagtaaggaaatgcttgtcACGTAgtcacataaaataaaagaaaaaaaaaacatataactaAAACTTAGATGCTCATATTTAGACAAATAGCAATACATATAAGCTTAATCTTATCACTATTAACAAATCACTAGTTCCTAAGCTAAGTCACATAATAATGGTTACGCCGGAGTTCGACTTTGGCAAATAAACTCTCACTATTAgactaaatggcggagggctgggttcagtaaaatcgtacccactactagatggccccctatctaccatatagacccaacagtcaagtatttaaccagtatcttctcggtcaaaccatgtcacataatctacaataaatctaatttaaataatgtttaactactatacattatttagATAGTGTATCACAATTATATCCTAATCATATCATAATCATATTATAATCATACCATAACCATATcataattatttcataactatATAATAATCATATCATAACAATATCATAGTCATATCATATTCATACCATAATCATATCATTGCTTAAATAATGCGAATCCATTGTACCGTCCATTATCTAAACAACATAACTAgtttaaataatgtgaatcttataaacacactatttacatacatacttaaataacatgaatcttataaacatattatttaaatatatacctttagcaatggccatgctctaatactgtaaacatacataaataacatgaatcttataaacatattatttaaatatatattatacagtacattaaataacaaacaataaagagtcaggcagaagaccttagttaacttctcttttactattcccgctcttcctatgaatgttattacatacagaaaacttatgtttttctacttaatttccttacctcgaatGTGGAGATTCTAACTTTGATTTCAGGAGTGACACTGAGAATTATTGCATGCTTCACTCACGAAGTCCTTAGTTCTCAAAGAGAAATATAGGCAAGTATatgagaaatattttagagCTCAAAATCTTGCAAATCCTTCCTTATGTTTCAGCCACCACGTGCAACCCACTAGAATTGTGATCATAGTATCACATAAAGCAAAATTAAAGTTTGCACCTTAACATATAAGAATAACGACGTTATATATAACCTTAAAAAATAAGATTGGAGTTCGGATTTAACAACTTACAATTACCCTATGATGACCAATGAAAGAAAATGGAATAATGATGGCAATGGTGATGATATTACTCAACAAGATTTAAAAAGGCAATCGTAGTAACAACGGTTTCTACGCCCACGTCTCAACTAAAGAATATGGTTACAAGTTGATGGTAATGTATGGTGATATGAGGTGGTATGGGAAGTGATTGTTGTATATATTAGAAAAGAACTCAAGGTTCAACTATGGGGTATGAAGGATAGAGATTAGATAGAGCTTGGATGATAACAATGGTGGTGGTGATGAAAATATAATACTAGATGATGACTGTGGGGTGCTGGTCAAGAGAGCTAGGAAGTATCTTTAGTGTTGGATGTGAGTGAGAAATGATGAGAGGAACCCTCTATTTATAACCTTAGACACTAACCACACACCCTATTTTTCAGTCAGGGCGTGGCTCTTCAATTAATTAAGGTTAATTTTAAAAGAATTCAAATAAGTAACTATACCTCACTACCCAATCATAAACCTACTGAGAAAGACTCTCCTTTGAGTCAAACAAACAATAACAAACTATATCTCTTTGTTGATTCTTTGAGGTTAATTCTCTAAGGTTGCCACGTAGCCTTCCTATCATTCTCTCATCACTAActttatattttgaattatcatttgatatcaaataaaataaaattatcatgatgtatacattatggttatttatagagtaattagtgtgttgaaattgtcaagctgatatttagaattgtttataattgaattgtttctttgtcaaaattaatattaagtatatttatatgtttataagtttatctattttctcttagatcaattatgctcatatacatactcatatagacatgttattttcattttgtaatttagatcttcttagtcattatttagttcacttaaaccttttccgattatgctaactgaagttttgtttcttttaggtacttcgttacaaagatctgtattacatatattgtttatttttgactatgaggaggtggatttctttattgggaaacatataacgtgacaaattattgttcatatatttaataattctttttgattaatgagattcatatatataaatgtgtatattgaattttttattcaaataattattttttgatttttacgtgattatttattgttctttattcaaataatctcacctaataactaataatgttttttttttaattttttattgtatcactttcaaataacatagaaaaaaactagcataaaatttagtatacgtgcctcgcacgtagtttttgctagtatatatatatatatattgatattagtATCTTTCTCATAAGTTTCAATACATCATTGCTAAGATCAATAGTAAAATTAGGATTTTGTTTGAgcatcaaaaattcaatttaattCCTTATCAACATGTTTATTACGATGAACTTGTTTTACTATATTTCGTTATTGACAAATGGTTAACCcattttatatatatctattctatataaagtgtgataactgaattcttggtttatgagaaattcatgggttactttttatttatatttaataaaataataaaatattatttaaaactgATATCTAGAATTCTTGttttataagaaattattcggtgactttttttttaaaaaaaaaaaatttattaaaaaatagcaGTTTTTTTGCTGAAGTTAACGGGTTAAATccccaatttatttttatttcagatGAACGAGACCGGCATATTCGCCCAAATTAAAGCTTCAATCGACTGCACATTATTTCAATCTCAATGTGTTATGGTACCAATGACAAcatctctcttttttttctttctcatttttttttggtttggaGCCGAAAACTCCCTGTGCAGCATCGTCTATCTCTATCACCATCAATGTCCCTGACCAAAGCCACGACGTTTAGTCTCTGACTACCGTGCAAAAGGAAATTTGTTGTCGAAATGGTCAATGCAGTGATTAGTGGAGTTCTTGATTCATTGATTAGTGGGTCGGAGCTTCACAATTCAAGGAGAAGGGGAGTTCTCCTGTTTCATACTTACTATCGTTGAAGAGGCAAAAATCGTGGAAGGGGGACTTCTTGATTCATTGATTAGTGGGTCGACTGTTGCCTAGGTTCAATGAAACTCAGAGCTGTTATGGCAATTACGaagtgagtttttttttttcctctttcaGACCCATGTCTGAGTAGGGTTGATTTTGTttccaaaattttatatttatatgtaaagatttatattataattatttgtattGTTACAGGAAATTGATGAGGAGAATTGTTCTTTCCAATCAACCCTACTCATATGTAAAGAGTTTGATTGCGTCTGAGCCCAAGGAGAAGATTGATGGAGCGATTTTCGATTTGGTCTCTTTCGAGCAAAGCGAACAATGGTGTGTATAAATTATTAGTCTAAGACATTAACTATGGTACTAATTAAGACATATACACTTTTTTCGTAGTATATACAGAATGTTTTATGTATTGCAAATGCAAGGTAGGGGTGACTTACAATAGGACTAAAGTCCTCTTTGCAATTATTCATGAAACCTCAAAATTTCAAGGTTTAAGTTGTtaatttctcttctctttaattcaTTGCTCTTGTATAAATATCTCTTTTTcacacttgctttctttttgttGATTGTACAGGGAACAATTTCATTCGGTCTTGGCTTTTTCTTGGTAGTTATAGGCTGGCCCATATGTGGCATGATTTTGGAGGCGTATGGGTTCATTGTGCTCTTCATGTATATTCAATCTTCACTTTCACGATTTTcactataatttatttattctcTCTTTTGATGTTTACTGACTGCAACTATCTTGCAGTGGTTTCTGGCCTACACTAGCTgtgtgttcttttttttttttttttttttttttttttgtagaggATACCTGTTCTTGGATGGTTGTTACAACAACCTCATATTAGATCGGTATGTTTTTAAATATAAACCAATACGcctcttttcctttcttttaccaagtttattttctattaacCATCTATACCAGTTCATTTagatgtaaaataaaattttgtctTTAGATGTGAACCTGATTTACTTTAGGTTTAGCTTTTGAAATTACTTGGTCATCTTCTTATTTGTATAAAGCATTTTAAAGTTACCTGTGTAATACATATCATTTTATGATCGTTGTGAATTATCATTTAAGCTCTATGTATAAGGTTTTTTAGTCTTCTGGTTATACGAAGATAGCATAAGTAATGTAATTTATGATTCTTATTAATTCGCAAATATTTTCTTCTGTTAGTACATAGTAGCATCATATTTGCCTTTTGTTATTGTCTCAGaacaatatatacacatacgTAACTAGATTGCAGCCAATCCAAAATGGGATGTGAAAATATCTATTCCAAAAATAATCCACTATTTTGAATGGAAACAATTAGTGCTTTAATGAAAGTTACAAGTGAATTTTATAAATTGAAATTGTGTGATTTACCATATATTTTATGATTGTTGCATTATGTTAAGGATGACATTGAGGAGAAGGGAACTGGTAGGATTTTTTACTCTGAAGGTATGTTGTAATAGACCAGGGTTCAAaccatttttaaatatatatttatctatatatatatattaagttttttttcattttcatctcaataatcaattattgttttatttgtatAATAGGTGAACTAAATGTTGGCAGGTCTCGACTACTACTGACGAGCACATTTTTTTTGTAGAggtattattttgttttgagtTATTGCTGCACTAAAAGGCTATTTATGCTAACCCCAAACACTGTTGTTTTTGCATAAGTGAAATTCATTCAAACTGGTGCTTACAATGAAAGGTAACATCACTCTGATCATGTAAAAATTATACTACTTTCTGATCTTATCATTTGGTTCAAACAAGAAAATGGATTATTTGAAATttgttattcaaaatttttcaaaaagaaaaatatattggaCTCCTCCAGGAGAGATGTTTGGAACTTACTGCTTCATTGAAGTCCcacaaggaaaaaaaataatttgattacAAGCACAGTAGAAGGAGCATGGTTGAGGCTGTTTTGGTTTTCAATATTGTTGGAAGTATTTATAAAAGTTGTTAAACAATTACACTTATTGAAAATACTTTTCCCTTGACCTCATTTTATAGGGATGTTCAAAAAGCTTGTGTTTATGAtggtaaaattttgatttttaatttatttttgggggTTTCGCAGGTATGGTTCTTCCTTTCTCAGCCATTCCTTATTCTGcaatttctattttgttaattCAAATATTTGATCGATTTGTTTGGTTAGAAGTAGAACTGTATTATTACATTATGGTTTGCTCTCTCTGTTTTCGTGCTGGATTTCATGGTTGAACCCCGTTCAGATTCTTGATAAACATTCCAGATCTAATTATATTTGGTTAGTGATGATACAAATCAATACAATCACTTATGTCTCTGTACCATGTGAATATTTGGTCTAATTATATTCCttattatgtattattttttaggtACCCACATGATGAATTAGGCTTTGTTAGGTCACTTTTATTAGTCTTGCGTTGTTAAATTGATTAGTTGGATTCAGGTACAAAGTATGGGTACCcacatcaatttttagtttatttttggattaacttaagaacctaattaaatcatcaagcttttttaaacactaatatattgcatttagtattcacttttaattgacaacattataaactataatatttagatacacataataattatatcacctaataactaataatattttttctttaatttttaattgtatcacttttaaataacatagaaaaaaactagcataaaatttaatatacgtgtcttacacgtaactttttactagtatatattatatatatatttatatatatatacacataattttttaactattcTCGCCCAACTGATTTCTAAATAGCATGTAAATATTCATCTAAAAAAAGCAtgttgttataaatattaataattatgtggatgtccaaatcttttatttattaccatgaattgtaatcaacattcctcttttccttagtttcccttttccttagtttcttaatatctcactcttgtatttgtataaataggggttcactccattggaataaacaactcagaaattcccattcactttctctttctctcttcatcttcttcttctttcttctcatctactttatattattttataacacgttatcagcacgagtctctgcccaagcttcaagcatgagtctctgcccaagcttcaagcatgagtctctgcccaagtcccaatgtaagtatcttgttaaagttcttgaattgtttcaaagtcaaaatacactaaatatatatttatatatatactcctaCTGAtcgaaacaatttcaagaatcatttggtttcttttttctttttatctatatatctatatattatatatgtatgtatatatttttatatatttattattgatttcatatatatatataatggtcttatcattcataatatttacaatatatgtgtgcctatgatatgatagagaaaatctatataaattatacatatatccagaagattatgtatcatcgataaaatattgcatatatcctgaagattatgcatcatcgataaaatattgcatatatcctaaagattatgcatcatcgataaaatattgcatatatcttgaagattatgcatcatcgataaaatattgcatacatcctgatgattatgcgtcttcaataaaatcttgcatatatcctgaagattatgcaaacgtaatattcattatatagttgatgaatatataatgaaagagatgaatacatatttatatatatgttcttttattctttgaggacaatgaaaaataatctaatatcgatatagattttgacaaacattttctgaagtaaatgttttatatttatcgaagaaaaaaaatgattgtatttatgtgaatacaactaaagaatcattaaaaatgattattattgatgcaattttatagtgggttttgaatacccaaaaagaatgttaagaaaattgcattgaaacattaaagtataagaataacaatgagcatgactaatgttatttaaatacatgaggcatgtatttattgttca from Cannabis sativa cultivar Pink pepper isolate KNU-18-1 chromosome 2, ASM2916894v1, whole genome shotgun sequence encodes:
- the LOC115720968 gene encoding uncharacterized protein LOC115720968 isoform X2 is translated as MERFSIWSLSSKANNGNNFIRSWLFLGSYRLAHMWHDFGGVWVHCALHRIPVLGWLLQQPHIRSDDIEEKGTGRIFYSEGELNVGRSRLLLTSTFFL
- the LOC115720968 gene encoding uncharacterized protein LOC115720968 isoform X1, whose translation is MYCKCKVGVTYNRTKVLFAIIHETSKFQGNNFIRSWLFLGSYRLAHMWHDFGGVWVHCALHRIPVLGWLLQQPHIRSDDIEEKGTGRIFYSEGELNVGRSRLLLTSTFFL